One stretch of Siphonobacter curvatus DNA includes these proteins:
- the rsmI gene encoding 16S rRNA (cytidine(1402)-2'-O)-methyltransferase translates to MKLYLVPTPIGNLDDITLRSLKVLQSVDAILAEDTRTTGQLLKHLGIQKPLMAHHSHNEHASAGGVVKMIQSGKTLALVSDAGTPGISDPGFLLVRECLKNGLDVECLPGATAFVPALVNSGLPTDRFTFEGFLPQKKGRQTRIKSLVEEERTMVFYESPHRIVKTLEQLAEAFGPERPASISRELTKVFEETVRGTLTELIQHYTQHADRVKGEFVLIVAGLEK, encoded by the coding sequence ATGAAACTTTACCTGGTTCCTACGCCGATTGGCAACTTGGATGATATTACACTGCGGTCGTTGAAAGTACTGCAAAGTGTGGACGCCATTCTGGCGGAAGATACCCGCACGACCGGGCAGTTGCTCAAACACCTGGGCATCCAAAAGCCGTTGATGGCCCACCATTCCCACAATGAACACGCGTCGGCGGGGGGCGTAGTGAAGATGATTCAATCCGGAAAAACGCTAGCTCTGGTTTCGGATGCAGGTACACCCGGCATTTCGGATCCCGGCTTTTTACTGGTGCGTGAATGCCTCAAAAATGGTCTTGACGTGGAATGCCTGCCCGGAGCAACGGCGTTTGTGCCGGCTCTGGTCAACTCCGGTTTGCCCACGGATCGGTTTACGTTCGAAGGCTTCCTGCCCCAGAAGAAAGGCCGTCAGACGCGAATTAAAAGTTTGGTGGAAGAGGAGCGGACAATGGTCTTCTATGAGTCACCGCACCGGATTGTCAAAACACTCGAGCAACTGGCCGAAGCATTCGGCCCCGAGCGACCGGCTTCGATTTCACGAGAACTAACCAAAGTATTTGAAGAAACCGTACGGGGTACTCTGACCGAACTCATCCAGCATTACACCCAGCACGCCGACCGCGTGAAAGGCGAGTTTGTACTGATTGTGGCCGGACTGGAAAAATAA
- a CDS encoding lipoprotein N-acyltransferase Lnb domain-containing protein, translated as MRRLLLFCLLGFSFMARAQVLSPQAKVSLLTVGPGTDIYTFFGHTAIWIYDPVLGLDQVYNYGTFDFRASGFYWNFLRGNLPYQLSSGPLDYPDPRYSQLEYWKSENRGVVEQVLNFTPEQKQRLFELMEFNALPQNKTYQYRPYYDNCSTRPRDKVYEAAQGSIRYDSTDAFLVGRSYRDWMNDYLTDSPWSRVGLNLALGYPIDRITTMQQAAYIPNNLLRLFDRAQIVQPDGRKEKLVLQTNTLFKAEPQSTSFLWIAAFWLVMASPLLILILRRKQIKAGGTFDRTLLFITGLFGIIHTLLWFGTQHGITDWNYSMFITNPFNIPALLLLSRKPRWLMYYFIAAMVFLVAGVMLEILFWKATYGMIFLTVTLFVRYRHLALYVKKG; from the coding sequence TTGCGTCGTCTGCTTCTTTTTTGTTTGCTTGGTTTCTCGTTCATGGCTAGGGCTCAGGTACTGAGTCCTCAGGCGAAGGTAAGTTTGCTAACGGTTGGTCCGGGTACCGACATCTATACCTTTTTCGGGCACACGGCCATTTGGATCTATGACCCGGTACTGGGCCTGGATCAGGTGTATAACTACGGAACCTTCGATTTCCGGGCGTCTGGGTTTTACTGGAACTTCCTGCGGGGAAATCTGCCGTACCAACTGTCGTCCGGGCCGTTGGATTATCCCGACCCGCGATACAGCCAGCTGGAGTACTGGAAATCGGAAAACCGGGGCGTCGTAGAACAGGTACTGAACTTTACCCCTGAGCAGAAACAGCGATTGTTTGAACTGATGGAGTTCAACGCTCTGCCCCAGAATAAAACCTACCAGTACCGACCGTACTACGACAACTGCTCGACGCGGCCCCGGGATAAGGTATACGAAGCCGCTCAAGGTAGCATTCGTTACGATTCGACGGATGCCTTTTTAGTCGGCCGATCGTACCGGGACTGGATGAATGATTACTTGACCGACAGCCCCTGGTCCCGCGTAGGATTAAACCTGGCTCTGGGATACCCCATCGATCGGATTACGACAATGCAACAGGCCGCCTACATTCCCAATAACTTGTTGCGACTCTTCGACCGAGCCCAGATCGTACAGCCCGATGGCAGAAAAGAAAAACTGGTGCTGCAAACCAATACGCTGTTTAAGGCGGAACCCCAATCAACTAGTTTCCTCTGGATTGCGGCTTTCTGGCTGGTAATGGCGTCGCCCTTGCTGATACTGATCTTACGTCGGAAACAAATCAAAGCCGGGGGTACGTTCGACCGCACGCTACTCTTCATTACGGGACTTTTCGGCATTATCCATACGCTGCTCTGGTTCGGTACCCAACATGGCATTACCGACTGGAATTACAGCATGTTCATTACCAATCCGTTCAATATTCCGGCTCTGTTATTACTGTCACGGAAACCCCGCTGGCTGATGTACTATTTCATCGCGGCCATGGTCTTTCTGGTGGCGGGTGTGATGCTGGAGATTCTGTTCTGGAAAGCAACTTACGGGATGATTTTCCTGACCGTTACGCTGTTCGTGCGTTACCGCCATCTGGCTTTGTACGTGAAGAAGGGCTAA
- a CDS encoding methyltransferase RsmF C-terminal domain-like protein, with translation MQLPDSLLSSLEEESGFNKKKFLEAHEKPAPVSIRINPVKKISPTDGATSVPWTDLGFYLPERPVFTLDPLFHAGTYYVQEASSMFLEAFFRQIMEEEPLRVLDLCAAPGGKSTLLSSLLSDDSLLVSNEVIRPRSGVLADNLTKWGRIHSFVTNNDPRDFQRLPGFFDIVVVDAPCSGSGLFRKDAAAITEWSEENVALCSQRQQRILADVWPTLREGGVLIYSTCSYSSEENEQVLDWLSSSFACTSIPFAGSYEGIVEVRTEQENYGYRFWPDRVEGEGFFIAAFQKTEDQEDYAFRNTSGGKNKNRRTETAAFTPWVDDLSLYAWVEKNGDYFLINPEHRPEFEAISQNLYLRKAGIRLGKLAGPDLIPDHELALSTVLSSDVPRLEVSREDALRFLKREDFAYETSQKGWHLVSYQGHGLGWVKVLPNRLNNYLPKDWRILMDIREN, from the coding sequence ATGCAACTTCCTGATTCACTGCTTTCCTCCCTAGAAGAAGAAAGCGGTTTTAATAAAAAAAAATTCCTGGAGGCTCACGAAAAGCCCGCTCCAGTCTCGATTCGCATTAATCCTGTAAAAAAAATAAGTCCGACTGACGGGGCCACGTCCGTACCTTGGACCGACCTAGGCTTTTACTTGCCCGAACGGCCCGTATTTACACTCGATCCCCTCTTTCACGCCGGTACCTATTACGTTCAGGAAGCCAGCTCGATGTTTCTGGAAGCCTTCTTCCGGCAGATCATGGAAGAAGAACCGCTGCGGGTACTCGACCTGTGTGCGGCTCCGGGCGGCAAGAGTACACTCCTTTCCAGTTTGCTCAGCGACGACTCGCTGCTGGTATCGAATGAAGTCATCCGGCCCCGTTCGGGCGTACTGGCCGATAACCTGACCAAATGGGGTCGCATTCATTCCTTTGTTACCAATAACGATCCCCGTGACTTCCAGCGTCTGCCGGGTTTCTTTGATATTGTCGTGGTAGATGCCCCCTGTTCTGGTTCGGGCCTGTTTCGCAAAGATGCGGCGGCCATTACCGAGTGGTCGGAAGAAAACGTGGCTCTGTGTTCGCAGCGTCAGCAACGGATTCTGGCCGACGTATGGCCCACGCTACGCGAAGGAGGGGTGCTGATCTACTCCACCTGCTCCTATTCCAGCGAAGAAAACGAGCAGGTACTCGATTGGCTGAGTTCATCGTTTGCCTGTACTTCCATTCCCTTTGCAGGGTCATACGAAGGTATCGTGGAAGTACGTACCGAACAGGAGAATTACGGTTATCGTTTCTGGCCCGACCGCGTGGAAGGCGAAGGTTTCTTTATTGCGGCCTTTCAGAAAACGGAAGATCAGGAAGATTACGCCTTTCGGAATACTTCGGGTGGAAAGAATAAAAACCGCCGGACTGAAACGGCTGCCTTTACGCCTTGGGTGGACGATTTGTCTTTGTACGCATGGGTCGAGAAAAACGGTGATTACTTTCTGATCAACCCCGAACATCGTCCGGAGTTTGAGGCAATCAGTCAGAATCTGTACCTACGGAAGGCGGGCATACGTTTAGGCAAGCTGGCCGGACCAGACCTGATTCCGGATCACGAACTAGCCTTAAGTACCGTGCTTTCCTCCGACGTTCCCCGACTTGAGGTATCGCGGGAGGATGCTTTACGCTTTCTGAAACGCGAAGATTTTGCGTATGAAACCTCTCAGAAAGGCTGGCATCTGGTCTCATACCAAGGCCACGGACTAGGTTGGGTGAAGGTATTGCCCAATCGGCTAAATAATTACCTGCCCAAGGACTGGCGGATTCTGATGGATATTCGGGAGAATTAA
- a CDS encoding alpha/beta fold hydrolase, which yields MNYSIKQEDGYQFIDEGQGEIVMMLHGLFGALSNWDAVINTFRDQYRVIIPLMPVYEMPPREAGVEGLTAFVEKFVQDRKLTDLTLVGNSLGGHIALLYTIKNPENVKRLVLTGSSGLFENAMGGSYPKRGSYEYIRERVSYTFYDPNVATPELIEECFEITNSIPKCMSIVQIAKSAQRNNVGKDLSQIQVPTLLIWGLNDTITPPTVAHEFDRLIPNTELYFIDKCCHAPMMEHPEEFNQILAGFLKRTKELVLVEN from the coding sequence ATGAACTATTCAATTAAACAAGAAGACGGCTATCAGTTTATCGACGAAGGGCAAGGCGAAATTGTCATGATGCTTCATGGCTTGTTCGGAGCCCTGTCCAACTGGGATGCGGTCATTAATACATTCAGAGATCAGTATCGGGTGATTATCCCACTGATGCCTGTTTATGAAATGCCCCCGCGGGAAGCCGGTGTGGAAGGATTAACGGCCTTTGTCGAAAAATTCGTACAGGATCGTAAGCTTACCGACCTTACGCTGGTAGGAAATTCTCTGGGTGGCCATATTGCTTTGTTGTATACCATCAAAAATCCCGAGAATGTGAAGCGGTTGGTGCTGACGGGTAGCTCTGGATTGTTTGAAAACGCAATGGGCGGTAGTTATCCCAAACGCGGTAGTTACGAGTACATTCGCGAGCGGGTTTCTTATACCTTCTACGATCCGAACGTGGCTACGCCCGAGCTGATCGAGGAATGTTTTGAGATTACGAATAGCATTCCCAAGTGTATGAGTATCGTACAGATTGCCAAGTCGGCTCAACGCAACAACGTGGGCAAAGATTTGTCGCAGATTCAGGTACCGACGCTGCTCATCTGGGGATTAAATGATACCATTACGCCTCCGACAGTAGCTCACGAATTTGATCGGCTGATTCCGAATACGGAGCTGTATTTTATCGATAAATGCTGTCATGCTCCGATGATGGAGCACCCGGAAGAATTCAACCAGATTCTGGCCGGATTTTTGAAGCGTACCAAAGAGTTGGTACTCGTAGAAAACTAA
- a CDS encoding CBS domain-containing protein, giving the protein MLAEELIDPLLPTLRPTDTVGKALDWMQEFRIPQLALAEGETYVGILSEERLMNADEEDSLAELEPEYATVTVQPYQHLYDLLRTAQLYQLEVLPVVDEEQQFTGSISVNELLKRFASELGTQEEGAVLVLQVEDRDYSMSEVSRLIESNDVKIVSSYFHSGDYETDRPGKLTLKLNRRDIKAVIATFERYNYVIDSVFTTEALDTTDRDRLDLLLRYLNI; this is encoded by the coding sequence ATGCTTGCTGAAGAACTGATTGACCCCTTATTGCCGACATTACGGCCAACGGACACCGTGGGAAAAGCATTGGATTGGATGCAGGAATTCCGTATTCCCCAGCTGGCCTTAGCCGAAGGAGAAACGTACGTTGGCATTCTTTCGGAAGAGCGTTTAATGAACGCTGACGAAGAAGATTCACTGGCTGAATTAGAGCCCGAATACGCAACGGTAACCGTACAGCCCTATCAACACTTGTACGACTTGTTACGGACCGCCCAGCTGTATCAGCTCGAGGTATTACCCGTAGTGGATGAAGAACAGCAGTTTACCGGAAGCATTTCGGTGAATGAACTACTGAAGCGGTTTGCCAGTGAACTGGGTACGCAGGAAGAGGGAGCGGTGCTGGTGTTGCAAGTGGAAGATCGGGATTACTCCATGAGTGAAGTCAGTCGGCTGATTGAGTCGAATGATGTGAAAATAGTGAGTAGTTATTTCCACAGTGGGGATTATGAAACGGATCGTCCGGGTAAACTGACCCTAAAGCTGAATCGCCGCGATATCAAAGCGGTCATTGCTACCTTTGAACGGTATAATTATGTCATTGATTCGGTTTTTACGACGGAAGCACTCGATACAACGGACCGGGATCGACTGGATCTTTTGTTACGTTATCTGAACATTTAG
- a CDS encoding low affinity iron permease family protein — protein MKKQSPSISPLPLSHEQSLFEKFSSWVTKATGSVWAFLIALGVVLVWAISGPFFHYSETWQLVINTSTTIVTFLMVFVIQKAQNKDSVSIQLKLNELIAATKGASNRLVGVESLNQDELDVLCKHYETLADLTRKASDLRKSHSIEEAYKDTRDKLQEEEGSNLEAL, from the coding sequence ATGAAAAAGCAATCTCCCTCCATCAGTCCGCTTCCGCTATCGCACGAACAATCGCTATTTGAAAAATTTTCTTCTTGGGTTACGAAAGCCACTGGTAGTGTGTGGGCTTTTCTGATTGCCCTGGGCGTTGTCCTGGTTTGGGCTATTAGCGGGCCATTTTTTCATTACTCAGAAACCTGGCAACTGGTCATTAATACCTCTACCACGATTGTTACGTTTCTGATGGTGTTCGTCATCCAGAAAGCACAAAATAAAGATTCAGTATCTATCCAATTGAAACTGAATGAACTCATTGCTGCGACGAAGGGAGCGAGTAACCGACTGGTAGGGGTAGAAAGTCTGAATCAGGATGAACTCGACGTGTTGTGTAAGCACTACGAAACGCTGGCCGATCTGACGCGAAAAGCCAGTGACTTACGCAAATCACACTCGATCGAAGAAGCGTACAAAGATACCCGCGATAAACTGCAGGAGGAAGAAGGCTCCAATCTGGAAGCTCTCTAA
- a CDS encoding glutamate-5-semialdehyde dehydrogenase — MLSIVPQLAATHAAAPALRRLTDAQKAALLHRLAEVLLAHTAVIQAENQKDLERMPQSDPKWDRLLLTEKRIENLAQSVRDVAQLADPTNQILLERTLPNGLHLKKIAVPMGVVGVIYESRPNVTIDVTALCLRSGNAVVLRGGSDAWHTNQYLVGLVHQVLEEHQVPVEVITLLPTDRELMKELLTATRYVDIIIPRGSEQLIQFVRQHSLVPTIETGAGVVHTYVQEEADLEKACDIVINARVSRPSVCNSLDGLLVDQGIASAFLPMLCQDFEKWNVEIYADPAAYYVLEKTGYPQLYHAQEEDFGKEWLDYKITIKVVPGLDEALEHIRTYSSRHSEAIVSENPDVCRRFLEEVDAAAVYANASTRFTDGAEFGLGAEIGISTQKLHARGPFALEKLVTEKWIIEGTGQVRW, encoded by the coding sequence ATTCTTTCCATCGTTCCCCAACTGGCGGCTACGCACGCGGCGGCTCCGGCTCTACGCCGACTGACAGATGCTCAGAAAGCCGCTCTACTTCATCGCCTGGCGGAGGTTCTGCTTGCCCATACGGCCGTAATTCAAGCCGAGAATCAAAAGGACCTAGAACGCATGCCACAAAGCGACCCGAAATGGGATCGGTTGCTACTGACGGAGAAAAGAATCGAAAATCTGGCTCAAAGCGTACGGGATGTAGCCCAACTAGCCGATCCGACAAACCAGATTTTACTGGAACGTACCTTACCAAACGGACTGCACCTAAAGAAAATCGCGGTACCGATGGGCGTGGTGGGGGTTATTTACGAATCACGCCCCAACGTAACGATTGATGTAACCGCCCTTTGCCTGCGTTCGGGGAATGCCGTAGTCCTTCGCGGGGGCAGCGATGCCTGGCATACGAACCAGTATTTGGTAGGGCTGGTGCATCAGGTATTAGAGGAACACCAGGTTCCGGTCGAAGTCATCACACTGTTACCCACCGATCGCGAGCTGATGAAAGAATTGCTAACGGCCACCCGTTACGTGGACATCATCATTCCGCGGGGTTCGGAGCAACTCATTCAGTTTGTCCGTCAGCATTCGCTGGTACCCACTATCGAAACCGGAGCGGGTGTCGTTCATACCTATGTGCAGGAGGAAGCCGACCTAGAAAAGGCCTGTGATATTGTGATAAACGCCCGCGTATCCCGTCCTTCGGTTTGTAATTCGCTCGATGGCTTACTCGTCGACCAGGGCATTGCTTCGGCCTTCTTACCGATGCTTTGTCAGGATTTTGAAAAATGGAATGTCGAGATCTACGCCGACCCAGCTGCGTATTACGTGCTGGAAAAAACGGGTTATCCGCAACTGTACCACGCTCAGGAAGAAGATTTTGGTAAAGAATGGCTCGATTATAAAATTACCATCAAAGTAGTACCGGGACTGGACGAAGCTCTGGAGCACATTCGTACCTACTCGTCGCGTCACTCGGAGGCCATTGTTTCAGAAAACCCGGACGTGTGCCGCCGTTTTCTGGAAGAAGTAGATGCCGCCGCCGTATACGCCAACGCCTCTACCCGCTTCACCGATGGGGCTGAATTTGGACTGGGAGCTGAAATTGGCATCAGTACGCAGAAGCTGCACGCTCGTGGCCCCTTTGCTCTGGAAAAGCTGGTTACTGAAAAATGGATTATTGAAGGAACAGGACAGGTTCGCTGGTAA
- the proB gene encoding glutamate 5-kinase — protein sequence MKPILVIKFGTASLTKVNGEINEATILEIARQAAQLHDQYRIVLVSSGAVGAGKAYLQNYRGELSQRKAAAAIGNPLLLGLYTKYFGAFGIPVAQSLCERSHFANRSQFLQLKQTYETLWENGVIPVANENDVVSDLELKFSDNDELATLLAAGLGADTLLFSTSVGGLLDHDGAIVPRVEHIDESILGLADTSKTAVGLGGMVSKLSFAKRAVRMGIRVVIFGIHTPEGILNALKEETGTVFTPEKVSLKARHKWLGTGSLIAGQLRIDAGAVKALRDRRSLLAVGIQEVTGEFDRGEVIEIRDESAQIIAVAKARESSRIVAENLKTQNFEVAHADDIVLL from the coding sequence ATGAAGCCTATCTTAGTCATTAAATTTGGTACGGCCAGTCTCACCAAAGTAAACGGTGAGATCAATGAGGCCACAATTCTGGAAATTGCCCGTCAGGCCGCTCAGCTTCACGATCAGTATCGGATTGTACTGGTTTCTTCGGGAGCTGTGGGTGCCGGTAAAGCCTATCTGCAGAATTATCGGGGTGAACTCTCGCAACGTAAAGCGGCAGCCGCCATTGGCAATCCCCTCCTGTTGGGTTTGTACACGAAATACTTTGGGGCATTCGGGATTCCGGTCGCCCAAAGTCTGTGCGAACGAAGCCACTTTGCCAACCGCTCGCAGTTTCTGCAACTCAAGCAAACCTACGAGACCCTTTGGGAAAACGGGGTGATTCCAGTCGCCAACGAAAACGACGTAGTATCGGATCTAGAGTTAAAATTTTCGGATAACGACGAACTGGCGACTTTACTCGCCGCTGGACTCGGAGCCGATACGCTGCTGTTCAGCACCTCCGTAGGCGGTTTACTCGATCACGACGGAGCCATCGTTCCCCGCGTCGAACATATTGATGAAAGCATACTGGGCTTGGCCGATACCTCTAAAACGGCCGTTGGTCTGGGCGGTATGGTTTCCAAACTCAGCTTCGCCAAACGGGCCGTACGCATGGGCATCCGGGTGGTCATTTTTGGAATCCATACACCAGAAGGCATTCTCAACGCTTTGAAGGAAGAAACGGGTACCGTTTTCACCCCCGAAAAGGTATCCCTGAAAGCCCGCCATAAATGGTTAGGCACGGGTAGTCTCATCGCCGGGCAGCTACGTATTGACGCCGGAGCCGTAAAGGCTCTACGCGATCGGCGGAGTTTACTGGCCGTGGGTATTCAGGAAGTTACGGGAGAGTTTGATCGCGGCGAGGTCATTGAAATCCGGGATGAATCGGCTCAGATAATTGCCGTAGCTAAAGCCCGGGAATCTTCGCGAATCGTGGCAGAAAACCTGAAAACCCAGAATTTTGAAGTCGCTCACGCTGACGATATTGTTTTACTGTAG
- a CDS encoding pyridoxal phosphate-dependent aminotransferase: protein MNRRNWLKNSAAMTVGATALPALLQKAYADPAARNELYMDLSHEFRAALLADSMPPAAVKARLSANENPWGLSAKTKTAVNSSLTEANRYAMRATMDLYKAISEKDGIPMPQSPAGGGGWGGASKSYIKLGCGSTELLNASLMHFAQKGTIMVGDPCYISSNDERYPMDKVKLTADYQYDLDAMAKKIDPAKHSLVYICNPNNPTGNMLPADKLRKFIDEVSPKVTVLVDEAYIDYATNPKTDCMVDKIKEGKNVIVLRTLSKLYAFAGMRLGYALGKPELLQDISKYTMNGFGLTLPTIMGAMAAFSDAENTKMVLDKTNESKKYTADFLTKAGYKVIPSYANFMLFPVNMKGTELTGKLMQEGVMVRNWFFDGQHWCRVSIGTMDEMKAFTDSFTKVVS from the coding sequence ATGAATCGTCGTAACTGGCTCAAAAACTCCGCTGCCATGACGGTAGGAGCAACCGCATTACCCGCTCTTCTGCAAAAGGCCTATGCAGATCCGGCAGCCCGGAATGAATTGTACATGGACCTGTCCCACGAATTCCGGGCGGCCCTGCTAGCAGACTCCATGCCGCCAGCAGCGGTAAAAGCCCGTCTGAGTGCCAACGAAAACCCCTGGGGACTTTCGGCAAAAACGAAAACGGCTGTCAATAGCTCCCTAACCGAAGCCAACCGGTATGCGATGCGAGCTACGATGGATCTATACAAAGCGATTTCTGAGAAAGACGGTATTCCCATGCCCCAAAGTCCGGCCGGCGGCGGCGGTTGGGGTGGAGCTTCCAAAAGCTATATTAAACTGGGCTGTGGTTCAACGGAATTGCTGAATGCCAGCTTGATGCACTTTGCTCAGAAGGGTACGATCATGGTGGGCGATCCCTGCTACATCTCGAGTAATGACGAGCGTTACCCCATGGATAAGGTAAAGCTCACGGCGGATTATCAGTACGACCTGGATGCAATGGCGAAGAAAATCGACCCCGCTAAACACAGCTTGGTCTACATCTGTAACCCCAACAACCCGACGGGTAACATGCTGCCTGCGGATAAACTGCGGAAATTCATTGATGAGGTTTCACCGAAAGTTACCGTACTGGTGGATGAAGCCTACATCGATTACGCCACCAATCCGAAAACGGATTGTATGGTGGATAAAATCAAGGAAGGTAAAAACGTAATCGTGCTACGGACGCTCTCTAAACTGTATGCGTTTGCCGGGATGCGTTTAGGGTATGCTCTGGGTAAACCCGAACTGTTACAGGATATTTCCAAGTATACGATGAACGGCTTTGGCCTCACGCTACCTACGATCATGGGAGCTATGGCGGCTTTCTCGGATGCCGAGAATACGAAAATGGTGCTCGATAAAACGAATGAATCGAAAAAGTATACGGCTGATTTCCTGACGAAAGCTGGCTACAAGGTCATTCCTTCGTACGCCAACTTTATGCTCTTCCCGGTTAATATGAAGGGTACGGAACTGACCGGAAAACTTATGCAGGAAGGCGTAATGGTACGAAACTGGTTCTTCGACGGACAGCACTGGTGCCGGGTTTCGATCGGAACCATGGACGAAATGAAAGCCTTTACGGATTCATTCACTAAAGTTGTGTCCTGA
- a CDS encoding flavin monoamine oxidase family protein, producing MTRRNFIEKSGNSYLAMMALGFFPEAPAKSFDLARNEKPNGKKVIILGAGLAGLASAYELGKLGYDCVVLEARERVGGRIWTIRKGTTETEIGGEKQTCQFDEGYYLNAGAARIPHHHHLTVQYCRELKIPVEIFGNLNEAGFQYSESNRGALANKRVRAREIHADMRGYLTELVAKAIDQQALDLEMSKEDVDRYVAWLREEGDLDINKKYKGSERHGYELAPGAGMRGGTIAKPYALKDIVESGLTHPAFANVGEYTFNQQPVLLQPVGGMDMIPKAFEKVVGDKVKRSCEIQEIRKTNPGVRIVYLDKKTGQKHEVKGDYCICTLPLPILKGIPSDLSGDVQRVADFVPYMETCKIGMQFKRRFWEEDDQIFGGITKTNMDITQIFYPAHGMLGPKGVLKGMYNFHGLAKKVGELSIADRQKLAFEQGSRIHPQYKDEFENAFSLAWHKIPYSKGGWGIYSDAARQRLYATMTKNDDDIYFAGEHASNLPAWMAGAFESARYAVELLHKRVSAG from the coding sequence ATGACCAGAAGAAATTTTATTGAAAAGTCGGGTAACAGTTACCTGGCGATGATGGCTTTGGGTTTTTTTCCAGAAGCCCCAGCCAAGAGCTTTGACTTAGCCCGCAATGAAAAGCCGAACGGTAAAAAAGTTATTATCCTCGGAGCCGGACTGGCTGGACTTGCTTCCGCCTATGAACTGGGAAAGCTGGGCTACGACTGCGTAGTACTGGAAGCCCGCGAACGGGTAGGGGGCCGAATCTGGACCATCCGGAAAGGAACCACTGAAACCGAGATAGGGGGTGAAAAGCAAACCTGCCAGTTCGACGAAGGGTACTACCTCAATGCCGGTGCGGCCCGCATTCCTCACCATCACCACCTCACGGTTCAATATTGCCGGGAACTGAAGATACCCGTTGAAATCTTCGGTAATCTCAACGAAGCCGGGTTCCAGTATTCGGAGAGTAACCGCGGAGCCTTGGCTAACAAACGAGTACGAGCCCGCGAAATTCACGCGGATATGCGGGGTTACCTGACGGAACTGGTGGCGAAAGCCATCGACCAACAGGCACTGGATTTAGAAATGTCAAAAGAAGATGTAGATCGCTACGTGGCCTGGCTACGGGAAGAGGGCGATCTGGACATCAACAAAAAATATAAAGGCTCCGAGCGACACGGCTACGAGTTAGCTCCGGGAGCGGGCATGCGGGGAGGAACCATTGCCAAGCCCTATGCCTTGAAAGACATCGTGGAATCGGGGCTTACGCATCCGGCTTTTGCGAATGTCGGCGAATACACATTTAATCAGCAGCCCGTGTTACTGCAACCAGTCGGCGGGATGGATATGATTCCGAAAGCCTTCGAAAAAGTGGTGGGTGATAAGGTGAAACGGTCCTGTGAAATCCAGGAAATCCGGAAGACGAACCCCGGCGTACGGATTGTGTATCTCGACAAGAAGACGGGTCAGAAACACGAGGTAAAAGGCGACTACTGTATTTGTACCTTACCCTTACCCATTCTGAAGGGGATTCCTTCGGACCTTTCCGGGGATGTACAGCGAGTGGCGGATTTTGTTCCGTACATGGAAACTTGCAAAATCGGCATGCAGTTCAAGCGGCGTTTCTGGGAAGAAGATGACCAGATCTTTGGGGGTATCACGAAAACCAACATGGATATTACGCAAATTTTCTACCCCGCCCACGGCATGCTGGGACCGAAAGGCGTACTAAAAGGCATGTATAACTTCCACGGACTAGCTAAGAAAGTAGGCGAGCTTTCCATTGCGGATCGCCAAAAACTGGCTTTCGAGCAAGGTTCCCGGATTCACCCGCAGTACAAGGATGAGTTTGAAAATGCGTTCTCGCTAGCCTGGCACAAGATTCCGTACTCCAAAGGTGGCTGGGGCATTTATTCGGATGCCGCCCGTCAACGCCTGTACGCCACGATGACTAAAAACGACGACGATATTTACTTCGCCGGAGAACACGCCAGTAACCTGCCCGCTTGGATGGCCGGGGCTTTCGAATCAGCTCGCTACGCCGTAGAACTGTTGCATAAGCGGGTATCGGCAGGGTGA